The following is a genomic window from Scylla paramamosain isolate STU-SP2022 unplaced genomic scaffold, ASM3559412v1 Contig19, whole genome shotgun sequence.
gccagacaagatatcacccaggcttcttaaagaagcaagaaatgaactcgtgaaaccgcttacaattttattcaataaaactttgctagcgggtaaagttccccacgaatggaaaccagcaaatgtcacgccaatctttaaaaaagtaaataaatctctcccagccaattacaggccgatcagtctcacttcagtagtgtgtaagctgatggaaacaataattagagataaaattgttaaatatttagaagaaaataaaatcataaaggattcgcaacacggtttcagaaccaagcgctcctgcttaacaaacttactagacttcttttatgaagtatttaactcgtatgacgagacaaaagctgttgatattatctaccttgatttccagaaagcttttgacactgttccccataagagactcatcagtaaagtaaaagctcacggcattgccggaaacaccctgaaatggctgagagactggctctctgacagaaaacagcgtgttgtaataaatggaaaagagtcagagtggcataaggcaaatagcggcgttcctcaaggctctgtattacaGGAATTTGTCACAGCATTGAGGGATGTGAAGAAAGCAGTGGATGACATACACCGGGAAGTGAGTGCCAcgaatgaagtgtgtgtggacGTGAAGTCTCGACTCCAGGCCACAAAATCAGACTCGGCACCTCATCCACCAGACGACCTCACTCCAGAACCGGAGGTGACTCATCTTACTCAATATTCTTCAGAgggatttattattattcttcatttGCTCTCAAGCCTTTGTACCAGAAAAGGAacaatctatctacctatctatctttctgtctgtataCAAGGCCAGCAATCTCACACAGTATGGCCCAAACATTATACATAACACATTATACATATCACATACTCATACACAACATTCTCACATCTAGCAAATGAATGAAGTGACAAGTTTAGTTAGGCTGGCATCTTTATAACTCCTCTCTTGAAATGGATATCTTGAATTGACAACTCCTCTCTTAGAATAGTCCAAGATGGTGATCACAGCCATCTTCCGCAGCAACAAGGTACGTACGCAGTAAACAGTGGTCAAGGCATTTGTGAGGTGCCAAGTTTAGTTAGGCAAGTGTCTTGATatctttttgcagcttcccttatttttttgtgttcttatgttccaaaGATGCTGACTGTTGTCATCTTCCACAGCAACAAGCTACACATGCAGGAGACAGTGGCTGAGGCATTTGTGAGGTGCTTCCAATTGACACCAGATGAGGTAGCCACCATCAAGGGGTCCACCAGAGAGTCTCCCATCACCCCAGAGTTCTTTACCATCTTGGACAAGACACAGAAGATACGCAGCAACACCAAGTACCTCCTGCAGGTCTGTGGTGGGCTGTAGTGGTCTGGGATGGTCTGGGGTGGACTGTAGTGGTCTGTGGTGTATTGTGAGGCAGGGTGGTGAGCTGTTTTGCCAAATGATAGAGTACAGAGGCTTGATTCAactcatctctttatttttcatctcattcTATAACACAAAGGCCGGATTCAACTGTTGTTTGCTTTATTGtctctttttattgtctttttattgtctCACTTTGGCCTGCATTCTTTAAACACATTCTTCTATGAGGATTGTGTTCAAAAGCCTTAGCAATGATTATATAGTTATTATAGGTGTATTTCTTCTCTGATGGTATGTAATTCTTTTACTAGAGCCTATCAAAAGTAATGTAGATCAGATGCCAGTATACTTAGACTGCTTAAAATTTACTGGATGAAGAACCTCTTTTAACTTCAGTAATAACAAGtgcactttttttcccacagaCGGGCCACCAAAACACTGCCTTGGACGTGGTGGAGCAAATGAATGTGTGCCGTGAAGCAGGTCTGGAGAGGCTGTACCGCTGGTGTCAGGGGCAGTGTTGCTCCCCAGACCCCTCACCTTTGCTCACACAAGCCTTAGCAGCTCTGCAGGAGAGACCAGTGCTCTTCAAGTGAGCATGTTTCCTTTATTACACACTTCAGTACtgtgtctttctcttattcttgtctTTGCATGCTCTgatcctcattttctcctcaaATTCTCCTCTtatcacacacagacagcctcgttaggcccagtaaggctgttgctgtctgttctttcctttgtattcctttgtattactTTGTCCTCTTATTCCTATCCTTACTTTCCCTCCGTACAAACCTTAAATGCATCTTCCTTCCAgcctggtggtggaggagtgggtggtggcggtgagacGAGGATAGCTGGTGAGGGGCTACCTGGATGCTCTCACCATAGGAGGACCTGGAGGAGCACCACGACCCATACAGCTGCAGGGACATGACGCCCCCCCCTGCGCTACGTGGGGGACATGCTGGCATGGGTGCATCAGGCCCTCCCTTCTGAACGTGAGGCGGCCCAATCACTTTTTGCCAAGTGCTCCAATCTAGGTAAGCTGAAGGATAGAGTGTATATTTGTAATTGAATAGCAGGCCTTCAAACCAGCAACTAACACTGACTCTGCCTTCAGATCCAAAGAACAAACAGTACCCTGAATACCAGCCATTATACCATCAACTGACACTGACTCCCTTCAGACCCAACAGAGCAGACAAGGAGTACTGTGGCTAGCATATCGGAGAGTGTTTGCCGTCCTCCTAGAACCAGAATTGAGCAGACGATTGTGACAGACCAGCGTcaggagggaggcaagaaacCCGTCATGTTGTACAAGATAAGCAACCTCCTCAGATTCTATCACAACACTGTTTTGCAGGTACATGGCTTAGCTGGTCagttattcctgtttttttatccttattttaaGATGAACATGGCTTGGGTGTAACTCTGTAGCTAGATTTGATATTATTGCCATGTCATTCCTTGCATGCTTGtaaaaagttactaaaaaggGGGAGTGAGAGCACTGGGTACCTTCTCCTTTGTATCGTTTATTCCTAGGATGAGACAAGATGTTATGTTGTAGGGGCCGTGTGTCAGCTACCCTGCTTTAATGGGGATATAATAGACTTTAAAATAAGCATTCTTAAGTATACCATTTAATCCTCCCTGTGTTGTTCACTCAGTcacctcctgctctccttcagTTCTCTTCTACCACTTGTGTCaccattcttccttttcagCATTCTGTTGATATTCAGCTCATGTTTCTGCTTCCTTTTAATGTTCATCTCATCCCTGCAGGTGACTGATGCAGGACTGCTGGTGGCCACTCTTGATGAACTCCACCAGCTAAGCTACAAGATGTTTTTATATCAGCACTGCAGAGTCAAGTGAGAACCACGACATCTTTTGTAACATCACTGTCACTTGAGTAGAGTATAATAACATATGTTGAAGTAACACTATATGAAATATTTAGCCAAAATCTTTGTTGTTGAAAGCTGATTACCATCTGTTGAAGTTGATCCAGAATTTTAGTTATTTGAAAGGGTGATCAGCACCTCTTGTTAAAACTGAGCCAGAATCTTAGTCATTTGAAGGGTTATCACTCTCTTGTCAAAACTGAGCCAGAATCTTATAGTCATTCAAGTTTGATTACCTGTCTTTTGGTGCCACCAGGTGAGCCATGTGAGTGAGAGGATAGAGCCGCCAGGAGAGACACTGGCACCCACACCTGGAGTGGCACGCACCCTGAGTCTGCTCACTGAGGTGGTTACTGCCGCCACTGTGGCTGACGACGCACACCATGATTGTAAGCAGGTGAGGGAGCCATggatggagagacagagggatgTATGAAGGGTTGATTTctctgttgtttatttattgatctactttctgcatttttctCTCAAGTGTGAGATCTCAATGCACTTCCACAACTtttttgtactatttttttcatgagacaattcaattttttattttttattttttattttatttatttattttttttcatagttattttgcatgtagtgaaggaaaaatgctGCTTCACATGTTTACCAAAGAGACTGGTGTGTAAGACAAGAGGTTATGTGCTTACCGACTGACTGCTTGATTGTCATTTAccaaagagcagcagcagcagcagcaagcctTTATTGCATCAATAGGACCACTTACACTGCAGCATGAGGGAGAATTGTGGaattgtggaggtgaaggacaaggagaagagaaaacagaaagaggaaaagacaggttttGAAATAGATGGCAAATTTAAGTGTTCTATCCATTACCTCATTGTCTTGTATCCTTTGGCAGATTGTGAGTTGTGTGG
Proteins encoded in this region:
- the LOC135097392 gene encoding conserved oligomeric Golgi complex subunit 6-like isoform X1, with translation MQETVAEAFVRCFQLTPDEVATIKGSTRESPITPEFFTILDKTQKIRSNTKYLLQTGHQNTALDVVEQMNVCREAGLERLYRWCQGQCCSPDPSPLLTQALAALQERPVLFNLVVEEWVVAVRRG
- the LOC135097392 gene encoding conserved oligomeric Golgi complex subunit 6-like isoform X2 — protein: MLAWVHQALPSEREAAQSLFAKCSNLDPTEQTRSTVASISESVCRPPRTRIEQTIVTDQRQEGGKKPVMLYKISNLLRFYHNTVLQVTDAGLLVATLDELHQLSYKMFLYQHCRVK